From Stenotrophomonas nitritireducens, the proteins below share one genomic window:
- a CDS encoding lipopolysaccharide assembly protein LapA domain-containing protein, with the protein MKIVRLVILLAVLIGGLVIGSLNSQAIEISLAFWVLKTTSGIAIIASLLLGALVGGGMVMAGLVVPLYAKLRRANKAAATVAPEPATPVAQAPSPFDGR; encoded by the coding sequence ATGAAGATCGTTCGATTAGTGATTCTGCTGGCGGTGTTGATAGGTGGGCTGGTGATCGGCTCGCTCAACTCCCAGGCCATCGAAATCAGCCTTGCGTTCTGGGTGCTCAAGACCACCTCCGGTATCGCGATCATCGCCTCGCTGCTGCTGGGTGCACTGGTGGGCGGCGGCATGGTGATGGCCGGCCTGGTCGTGCCCCTGTACGCCAAACTGCGCCGTGCCAACAAGGCTGCTGCCACGGTAGCGCCCGAGCCTGCAACACCGGTTGCGCAGGCGCCTTCCCCCTTTGACGGACGCTGA
- the lapB gene encoding lipopolysaccharide assembly protein LapB codes for MAFISEWFWFFLFLPIAALGGWVIGRRGGQRHSENQVSRLSSTYFRGLNYLLNEQPDKAIELFLHIAELDKETFETQVALGHLFRRRGEVDRAIRLHQGLVNRNDLSDAQRVQALLALGEDYMKSGLLDRAETVFTELAQLDQRAPQALKHLISIYQAERDWEKAIENATRYEAVTDEPMGKLIGQFECELAERYRAAGRLDDARAAINRANVADAMSVRAGIIEGRLESDFGNDEAAVRAFERAARNDPDYLPEILPQLMKNYRNVGDLAGARAFLAEMTEHYRGIAPVLALTHLMEQQEGTAPARAYLGRQLKDRPSVRGESALIDLTLAEGADPVATLQDLKHITDQLLVRNPAYRCTRCGFGARTHHWQCPSCKEWGTVKPLLNYAVL; via the coding sequence ATGGCCTTCATCAGTGAATGGTTCTGGTTTTTCCTGTTTCTGCCGATCGCCGCACTGGGCGGCTGGGTAATTGGGCGCCGCGGCGGCCAACGCCACAGCGAGAACCAGGTCAGCCGTCTTTCCAGTACGTATTTCCGTGGCTTGAACTATCTGCTCAACGAGCAGCCGGACAAGGCCATCGAGTTGTTCCTGCATATTGCCGAGCTGGACAAGGAAACCTTCGAAACCCAGGTTGCCCTCGGCCATCTGTTCCGCCGTCGCGGCGAAGTGGATCGTGCCATCCGCCTGCACCAGGGGCTGGTCAACCGCAACGACCTGAGCGATGCGCAGCGGGTACAGGCCTTGCTGGCGCTGGGCGAGGACTACATGAAATCCGGCCTGCTGGATCGCGCCGAAACCGTGTTCACCGAGCTTGCGCAGCTGGACCAGCGCGCGCCGCAGGCTTTGAAACACCTGATCAGCATTTACCAGGCCGAGCGTGACTGGGAAAAAGCCATCGAGAACGCGACCCGCTATGAAGCGGTGACCGACGAGCCGATGGGCAAGCTGATCGGGCAGTTCGAATGCGAACTGGCCGAGCGTTACCGCGCGGCCGGGCGCCTGGATGACGCGCGTGCGGCCATCAACCGGGCCAATGTGGCCGACGCGATGAGCGTGCGCGCAGGCATCATCGAAGGCCGCCTGGAAAGTGATTTCGGCAATGACGAAGCCGCCGTGCGTGCCTTCGAACGGGCCGCGCGCAACGACCCGGACTATCTGCCGGAAATCCTGCCGCAGTTGATGAAGAACTACCGCAATGTGGGTGACCTGGCCGGCGCGCGTGCGTTTCTGGCGGAGATGACCGAGCACTACCGCGGCATCGCGCCGGTGTTGGCGCTCACTCATTTGATGGAACAGCAGGAGGGGACGGCGCCGGCGCGGGCCTATCTGGGGCGCCAGCTCAAGGACCGGCCGTCGGTACGCGGTGAGTCGGCGCTGATCGACCTGACCCTGGCCGAGGGCGCGGATCCGGTGGCGACGCTGCAGGATCTGAAACACATCACCGACCAGTTGCTGGTGCGCAACCCGGCGTACCGCTGCACGCGCTGCGGGTTTGGCGCGCGCACCCATCATTGGCAGTGCCCGAGCTGCAAGGAGTGGGGTACGGTCAAGCCGCTGTTGAATTACGCGGTGCTCTGA
- a CDS encoding lipopolysaccharide biosynthesis protein, whose protein sequence is MAIRYAHWRRLIDQPGERRSHQVSTPRGGGIGIVVSQLLACGLGAALLPAYSAALLVFALGLLLVAGIGWWDDHRPLPAVPRLCVHLLAGLMLGGIVWFGTGSLLKAVACFGLAVSLVNIWNFMDGINGLATTQAILVGVGAGLLLPGGYALAGWALAAGCAGFLPFNFPRARIFMGDVGSGALGYLVAGLLALGLSVTDTVPALWLMLPAAFLADAGFTLLSRMLRGERWMQPHTQHLYQAFVKREYSHTVVTLGYAFFTLVGLTLATQFSRLPLGWGWAGGVTWLAVTAAAWMFLRATAHK, encoded by the coding sequence ATGGCGATCCGATACGCGCATTGGCGGCGCTTGATCGACCAGCCTGGCGAACGCCGCAGCCATCAGGTGTCGACGCCACGCGGCGGCGGTATCGGCATCGTGGTATCGCAGTTGCTGGCCTGCGGGCTTGGCGCGGCGTTACTGCCTGCTTATTCGGCCGCGCTGCTGGTGTTCGCCCTGGGGCTGTTGCTGGTTGCCGGCATTGGCTGGTGGGATGACCATCGCCCGCTGCCGGCCGTGCCTCGTCTGTGCGTACACCTGCTGGCGGGCCTGATGCTGGGTGGAATCGTCTGGTTTGGGACTGGAAGCCTGCTGAAGGCCGTGGCCTGCTTTGGCCTGGCGGTGTCGTTGGTGAACATCTGGAATTTCATGGATGGGATCAACGGCCTGGCGACCACCCAGGCGATTCTGGTCGGGGTCGGGGCTGGGTTGCTGCTGCCCGGGGGCTACGCCTTGGCCGGCTGGGCGTTGGCAGCGGGTTGCGCAGGTTTTCTGCCGTTCAACTTTCCCCGGGCCCGCATTTTCATGGGCGATGTGGGCAGTGGCGCGCTGGGTTACCTGGTCGCCGGCCTGCTGGCGCTGGGCCTGAGTGTCACCGATACAGTGCCGGCACTGTGGCTGATGTTGCCGGCGGCATTTCTTGCGGACGCCGGCTTCACCCTGCTGTCACGCATGCTCAGGGGGGAGCGCTGGATGCAACCGCATACCCAGCATCTCTATCAAGCTTTCGTGAAGCGTGAATACAGTCACACGGTTGTTACATTGGGTTATGCCTTCTTCACCTTGGTGGGGCTTACACTTGCGACGCAATTTTCAAGGCTTCCCCTAGGTTGGGGGTGGGCAGGGGGCGTTACCTGGCTGGCTGTCACGGCAGCGGCGTGGATGTTCCTGCGTGCCACGGCACATAAATAA